One Fusarium oxysporum f. sp. lycopersici 4287 chromosome 8, whole genome shotgun sequence genomic region harbors:
- a CDS encoding hypothetical protein (At least one base has a quality score < 10): MESQTPRDRNVHIDDSAALEQLGHKQELKRNFSKISLLGLAFAILNTWTALSASISLALPSGGPSSVIWGLIVAGICNLCLAAPLAEMLSAYPTAGGQYHWAALIAWPKWSRGISYVTGWINAAGYVVLTATAPLLGSTFVMDSITFMHPTYEAKAWHQFLIYLAFTIIALVINAFATRILPLFNKAAFLWSISGFIIISITVLACAAPDYQSGAFVYGKFINEVGWPDGLSWMLGLLQGAFALTGFDAAAHMIEEIPNARKEGPRIMIWCILIGMLSGFIFLSCLLFVLKDVQTVIESPAGALLQMYFDATNSKAGSICLIVFSIVCMVFTATAIMTTSARMTYAFSRDRGLPFSHIWAKYNDALEVPLNALLWTTAWVIIFGLILLGSSSAFNAITAASVVALGVTYAIPPAIHLLRGGNLLPEDRPFKLSTPVRWVCSLVGIAWAILTTVLFVFPPELPLQFLYQHELLYRCFWSHPSDCCGYLDR, translated from the exons ATGGAGTCCCAAACGCCGCGGGACAGAAATGTCCATATTGACGATTCAGCTGCTTTAGAACAGCTCGGTCACAAACAGGAACTCAAGCGCAACTTTTCCAAGATCTCTCTTCTCGGTCTCGCTTTTGCTATCCTCAACACATGGACCGCCTTGTCAGCCTCTATCAGTCTCGCCCTCCCCTCTGGAGGCCCCAGCTCCGTCATCTGGGGTCTCATCGTGGCTGGTATTTGTAACTTGTGTCTAGCTGCTCCTCTGGCCGAGATGTTGTCGGCTTATCCTACCGCTGGTGGTCAATATCACTGGGCTGCTCTCATTGCTTGGCCGAAGTGGTCAAGAGGTATCAGCTACGTCACCGGTTGGATCAACGCTGCTGGTTATGTTGTGTTGACGGCGACGGCCCCTCTGCTTGGAAGTACTTTTGTTATGGACTCAATTACTTTTATGCATCCTACCTACGAAGCCAAGGCATGGCATCAGTTCCTGATTTATCTAGCCTTCACGATCATCGCCCTCGTCATCAATGCCTTTGCGACACGAATTCTACCACTGTTCAACAAAGCCGCCTTTCTGTGGAGTATCTCGggattcatcatcatcagcataACTGTTTTGGCCTGTGCTGCTCCTGATTATCAGAGTGGTGCTTTCGTCTATGGAAAGTTTATCAATGAGGTCGGCTGGCCTGACGGCCTCTCTTGGATGCTTGGACTTCTCCAGGGTGCCTTTGCTCTCACCGGATTCGATGCCGCTGCGCATATGATCGAAGAGATCCCTAATGCTCGGAAGGAGGGCCCCAGAATTATGATCTGGTGCATTCTTATCGGCATGCTGTCTGgtttcatcttcctctcatgCCTGTTGTTCGTTCTCAAGGACGTTCAAACCGTTATCGAGTCACCAGCCGGCGCTCTTCTGCAGATGTACTTCGATGCTACTAACAGCAAGGCTGGAAGTATCTGcctcatcgtcttctctATCGTCTGCATGGTGTTCACTGCCACTGCTATCATGACCACCAGTGCCCGCATGACCTATGCTTTCAGCCGTGACCGAGGTCTTCCCTTCAGCCATATCTGGGCCAAGTACAACGACGCCCTCGAGGTTCCTCTCAACGCTCTTCTCTGGACTACAGCCTGGGTTATCATCTTCGGTCTTATTCTTCTTGGAAGCTCAAGTGCCTTCAACGCCATTACTGCTGCTTCCGTTGTTGCTCTCG GTGTCACCTACGCGATCCCTCCCGCCATTCATCTCCTCCGCGGCGGAAACTTACTTCCCGAAGACCGACCTTTCAAGCTCAGCACTCCTGTCCGATGGGTTTGCAGTCTCGTTGGTATTGCCTGGGCCATCCTCACCACCGTCCTTTTCGTATTCCCACCCGAGCTCCCACTCCAATTTCTCTACCAACATGAACTACTGTATCGCTGCTTTTGGAGTCATCCTTCTGATTGCTGTGGGTACTTGGATCGTTGA
- a CDS encoding serine hydroxymethyltransferase, mitochondrial codes for MMNLRLLRQQCLRTKPSLASRVTTRTFASQSDLLGANLEQGDPEIHAILKREEKRQNHFINLIPSENFTSRSVLDALGSVMQNKYSEGYPGARYYGGNEHIDEAERLCQRRALETFRLDPEKWGVNVQPLSGSPANLYAYSAILNTHDRIMGLDLPHGGHLSHGYQIPNKKISMVSKYYETFPYRLNEETGLIDYDKLRENALLYRPKVIVAGTSAYSRLIDYERMRAIADEAGAYLLSDMAHVSGLVAAGVIGTPFEDSDIVTTTTHKSLRGPRGAMIFYRKGVRSTDKKGKQIMYDLEGPINASVFPGHQGGPHNHTITALAVALRQAQTPEFKQYQEKVLENSQALAKQLSEGLGYKLVSGGTDNHLVLVDLKPKGVDGARVERVLELVGVASNKNTVPGDRSALKPGGLRLGTPAMTTRGFNGEDFKRVADIVDRGVQITLAVDKDARAAAEAKGAKNPGTVKNFLEFLGDGSNVKEIKALRDEVAEWVGGFPQPWLKS; via the exons ATGATGAACTTGAGGCTCCTTCGGCAGCAATGCCTTCGCACAAAGCCATCTCTGGCCAGCCGCGTTACCACCAGGACATTTGCTTCTCAATCTGAT CTTCTCGGTGCCAACCTCGAGCAAGGCGACCCTGAGATCCACGCCATTCTCAAGCGT GAAGAGAAGCGCCAGAACcatttcatcaacctcatccctTCCGAAAACTTCACTTCGCGATCCGTTCTCGATGCCCTAGGCAGTGTTATGCAAAACAAGTACTCTGAGGGCTACCCCGGCGCGCGATACTATGGTGGTAACGAACATATCGATGAGGCAGAGCGTCTATGCCAAAGACGTGCCCTCGAGACCTTCCGTCTTGACCCTGAGAAATGGGGTGTCAATGTTCAGC CCCTTTCTGGATCACCTGCCAACCTCTACGCCTACTCTGCTATCCTCAACACCCACGACCGTATCATGGGTCTTGACCTTCCCCATGGAGGTCATCTCTCACACGGCTACCAAATccccaacaagaagatctcCATGGTCTCCAAGTACTACGAGACCTTCCCCTACCGATTGAACGAGGAGACTGGTCTCATCGACTACGACAAACTTCGCGAGAACGCTCTTCTGTACCGTCCTAAGGTTATCGTCGCTGGTACATCTGCCTACTCCCGCCTGATCGATTACGAGCGCATGCGTGCTATCGCCGACGAGGCTGGTGCTTACCTTCTGTCTGACATGGCTCACGTTTCTGGTCTTGTCGCTGCTGGTGTTATTGGAACACCATTTGAGGATTCTGATATCGTTACTACCACCACCCACAAGTCCCTTCGTGGACCTCGTGGTGCCATGATCTTCTACCGCAAGGGCGTTCGAAGCACAgacaagaagggcaagcagATCATGTATGATCTTGAAGGCCCTATCAACGCTTCAGTTTTCCCTGGTCACCAGGGTGGTCCTCACAACCACACCATCACCGCCCTCGCTGTTGCCCTTCGCCAAGCTCAGACACCCGAGTTCAAGCAGTACCAAGAAAAGGTCCTCGAGAACTCACAAGCTCTGGCCAAGCAACTCTCCGAGGGTCTGGGCTACAAGCTCGTCTCAGGCGGTACCGATAACCACCTCGTCCTCGTTGACCTCAAGCCTAAGGGTGTCGACGGCGCACGCGTCGAACGTGTTCTCGAACTCGTCGGTGTagccagcaacaagaacACCGTCCCCGGTGACCGCTCCGCCCTCAAGCCCGGTGGTCTTCGTCTCGGAACACCCGCCATGACAACGCGGGGCTTTAACGGCGAGGACTTCAAGCGCGTGGCTGATATTGTGGACCGCGGTGTGCAGATCACTCTAGCGGTTGATAAGGACGCCCGCGCGGCTGCTGAGGCCAAGGGTGCTAAGAACCCCGGTACTGTAAAGAACTTTTTGGAGTTCTTGGGTGATGGATCTAATGTCAAGGAGATTAAGGCGCTACGAGATGAGGTCGCTGAGTGGGTTGGAGGGTTCCCCCAGCCCTGGCTCAAGTCATGA
- a CDS encoding glycine cleavage system H protein has protein sequence MSGLFARQAWASASKLRSTALRAPKTAFACKVNSIAPRRCFSVSMNLLARKYTESHEWVDVAADGKTCTIGISNYAAEALGDVVYVELPSQGEDVSEGESFGSVESVKSASDINSPVSGSVVAVNDPIVDTPADLGKDPEGEGWLIKVEAEDVSALDSLMDEAAYAKHLEEH, from the exons ATGTCTGGTCTCTTTGCTCGTCAAGCTTGGGCTTCTGCCTCTAAGCTCCGATCCACTGCTCTTCGAGCTCCCAAGACTGCCTTTGCCTGCAAAGTCAACAGCATTGCTCCCCGACGATGCTTCTCAGTTTCCATGAACC TCCTCGCGAGGAAATACACTGAGAGCCACGAGTGGGTTGACGTCGCCGCCGATGGCAAGACCT GCACAATTGGCATCTCCAACTAcgctgctgaagctctcgGCGACGTTGTCTACGTGGAGCTTCCCTCTCAGGGCGAGGATGTCTCTGAGGGCGAGTCTTTCGGTAGCGTCGAGTCCGTCAAGTCTGCCTCTGACATCAACTCTCCTGTATCAGGCTCTGTCGTGGCGGTCAACGATCCCATCGTCGACACACCCGCTGATCTTGGAAAGGATCCTGAGGGCGAGGGCTGGTTGatcaaggttgaggctgaggatgttTCTGCCCTTGATTCATTGATGGACGAGGCTGCTTATGCTAAGCACCTTGAGGAGCATTAA
- a CDS encoding glycine dehydrogenase (At least one base has a quality score < 10) — protein MMSATRIGQRLARQSRRSPITLQPRLTQSIRLNGVSRAFSVTAQVSAPRFVDSQSSTKLQEHELFSRRHIGSESSEQTEMLKVLDPPVSSMEEFLEQTIPPQVRRKQKGLNLVEQWYEGGEEAAVPANGRTEHYIQQEMRKLAKNNKVYESFIGAGYYGTLVPAVIQRNVLENPAWYTSYTPYQAEISQGRLQSLLNFQTLITDLTGLDIANASVLDEATAAAEAMTMSMANAPKGKGQKVFVVSKDCHPQTIAVLQSRAEGFGIKLVIGDVLADNSKLVREAEGDLIGTLIQYPDTHGGVHDYQALADIVHEKKALLSASTDLLALTMLKPPGEFGADIAIGNSQRFGVPLGYGGPHAAFFATSEKYKRKIPGRLVGVSKDRLGKPALRLALQTREQHIHREKATSNICTAQALLANMSAFYAVYHGPKGLKTIAEDIWSKTRLAQSLILEKGEFKLHTEGLREDGSVLFDTVTLKGSPEAIAKVHKNAESQNINLRRVAEDKVGFSLHEGVTLESLGNLVKAFGVSEAEFKSALASDKATFLNDQIPASLQRKTGYLEQPVFNQYHTETELLRYIYHLQSKDVSLVHSMIPLGSCTMKLNATTEMLPISDPGINNIHPFAPVEQASGYQALISSLAKNLSEITGMDATTLQPNSGAQGEFAGLRCIKAYHEARDGDKRKVCLIPVSAHGTNPASAAMAGMKVVTVKCDGKTGNLDIEDLKAKCVKHADELAAIMVTYPSTFGVFEPEIKQVCDLVHEHGGLVYMDGANMNAQIGLCSPGDIGADVCHLNLHKTFCIPHGGGGPGVGPIAVKKHLAPYLPGHPEIDPQRIGAERDSTAVAPISAAPWGSASILPISHTYILMMGGDGLTKQTGTALLNANYIMSRLLPHYKVVYTNANGRCAHEFILDVRPFKETAGVEVADIAKRLADYGFHSPTMSFPVSGTLMIEPTESESRAELDRFCDALIQIRQEIADVESGKVPRKNNLLTNAPHPQEDLLSSEWDRPYTREEAAYPLPWLREKKMWPSVGRVDDAYGDTNLFCTCPPVEGSENL, from the coding sequence ATGATGTCTGCCACTCGTATCGGACAACGGCTCGCCCGTCAGTCTCGTCGTTCCCCCATCACCCTTCAACCACGTCTCACACAATCGATTCGTCTCAATGGCGTATCCCGGGCATTCTCAGTCACAGCCCAAGTCAGCGCCCCTCGCTTTGTCGACTCACAGAGCAGCACTAAGCTGCAGGAGCATGAGCTCTTCTCAAGGAGGCACATTGGCAGCGAGTCCAGCGAGCAGACAGAAATGCTCAAGGTGCTGGACCCTCCCGTGAGCTCCATGGAGGAGTTTCTCGAGCAGACTATTCCCCCGCAGGTTCGGAGGAAACAGAAGGGTCTCAACCTCGTTGAACAGTGGTATGAGGGCGGCGAGGAAGCTGCTGTTCCTGCCAATGGTCGTACTGAGCACTACATCCAGCAAGAGATGCGAAAACttgccaagaacaacaaggtCTACGAATCTTTCATTGGTGCTGGTTACTATGGAACTCTTGTTCCTGCTGTTATCCAGCGCAATGTGCTCGAGAACCCTGCCTGGTATACCAGCTACACCCCCTACCAAGCTGAGATCAGCCAGGGCCGTCTTCAGTCTCTCCTCAACTTCCAGACTCTCATCACAGATTTGACTGGTCTCGACATCGCCAACGCCTCTGTTCTCGATGAGGCTACCGCCGCTGCTGAGGCCATGACCATGTCTATGGCCAACGCACCCAAGGGCAAAGGCCAGAAGGTCTTTGTCGTCTCCAAGGACTGCCACCCCCAGACCATCGCCGTCCTCCAGTCCCGAGCTGAGGGATTCGGCATCAAGCTCGTCATCGGCGATGTCCTCGCCGACAACTCCAAGCTCGTTCGCGAAGCCGAAGGCGACCTCATTGGAACCCTGATTCAGTACCCCGATACCCACGGTGGTGTTCACGATTACCAAGCTCTCGCCGACATCGTCcacgagaagaaggctctTCTCAGCGCATCCACCGATCTTCTCGCTCTTACCATGCTCAAGCCCCCTGGAGAATTTGGCGCCGACATCGCCATCGGTAACTCCCAGCGCTTCGGTGTTCCTCTCGGTTACGGTGGTCCCCATGCTGCTTTCTTCGCTACATCTGAGAAGTACAAGCGCAAGATTCCTGGTCGTCTCGTTGGTGTTTCCAAGGATCGTCTCGGCAAGCCTGCTCTTCGCCTGGCTCTCCAGACTCGTGAGCAGCACATTCATCGTGAGAAGGCCACCAGCAATATCTGCACTGCTCAGGCTCTTCTTGCCAACATGTCTGCTTTCTACGCTGTCTACCACGGTCCTAAGGGTCTTAAGACCATTGCTGAGGATATCTGGAGCAAGACCCGTCTTGCCCAGAGCTTGATCCTTGAGAAGGGCGAGTTCAAGCTTCACACTGAGGGTCTCCGCGAGGATGGTTCTGTTCTTTTCGATACTGTCACTCTCAAGGGATCTCCTGAGGCCATTGCCAAGGTTCACAAGAACGCTGAGTCTCAGAACATTAACCTTCGCCGTGTTGCTGAGGACAAGGTTGGCTTCTCTCTTCACGAGGGTGTCACCCTTGAGAGCCTCGGTAACCTCGTTAAGGCCTTTGGCGTTTCTGAGGCCGAGTTCAAGTCTGCTCTTGCGTCTGATAAGGCTACCTTCCTCAATGACCAAATCCCTGCTTCTCTCCAGCGAAAGACCGGCTACCTCGAGCAGCCTGTCTTCAACCAATACCACACCGAGACCGAGCTCCTTCGATACATCTACCACCTCCAGTCCAAGGATGTCTCCCTCGTTCACTCCATGATTCCTCTTGGATCCTGCACAATGAAGCTCAACGCCACAACCGAGATGCTTCCTATTTCCGACCCTGgtatcaacaacatccacCCCTTCGCCCCCGTTGAGCAAGCTTCTGGTTACCAAGCTCTCATCAGCTCTCTCGCCAAAAACTTGTCTGAGATCACTGGTATGGACGCTACCACTCTTCAGCCCAACTCTGGTGCACAGGGTGAGTTTGCTGGTCTTCGCTGTATCAAGGCTTACCACGAGGCTCGTGATGGAGATAAGCGAAAGGTCTGCCTTATCCCTGTTTCGGCTCACGGTACCAACCCTGCTTCTGCTGCCATGGCTGGTATGAAGGTTGTTACTGTCAAGTGTGACGGTAAGACTGGTAACCTGGATATCGAGGATCTGAAGGCCAAGTGTGTCAAGCACGCTGATGAGCTTGCTGCTATCATGGTTACCTATCCCTCTACTTTCGGTGTCTTCGAGCCTGAGATCAAGCAAGTCTGTGATCTTGTCCACGAGCATGGCGGTCTCGTCTACATGGACGGTGCCAACATGAACGCCCAGATCGGTCTTTGCAGCCCCGGTGACATTGGTGCTGATGTCTGCCATCTCAACCTCCACAAGACCTTCTGTATTCCCCACGGCGGCGGTGGTCCCGGTGTTGGCCCTATCGCTGTTAAGAAGCATCTTGCTCCTTACCTCCCCGGTCACCCTGAGATTGATCCTCAGCGCATTGGTGCCGAACGTGACAGCACAGCCGTTGCTCCCATCAGCGCCGCTCCCTGGGGTAGCGCCTCTATTCTCCCCATCAGCCACACCTACATCCTCATGATGGGTGGAGATGGTCTTACCAAGCAAACTGGTACCGCCCTCCTCAACGCCAACTACATCATGTCCCGTCTCCTCCCCCACTACAAGGTTGTCTACACCAACGCCAACGGCCGCTGCGCCCACGAGTTCATCCTCGACGTTCGTCCCTTCAAGGAGACCGCCGGAGTTGAAGTTGCCGACATCGCCAAGCGTCTTGCAGACTATGGCTTCCACTCTCCCACCATGAGTTTCCCCGTTTCAGGAACCCTCATGATCGAGCCCACAGAATCCGAGTCCCGCGCTGAGCTTGACCGTTTCTGTGATGCTCTCATCCAGATCCGACAGGAGATTGCCGACGTTGAGTCTGGCAAGGTTCCCCGCAAGAACAACCTTCTCACAAACGCCCCCCACCCTCAAGAAGACCTTCTGTCCTCCGAGTGGGACCGCCCTTACACTCGTGAGGAGGCTGCTTATCCCCTGCCTTGGCTCcgggagaagaagatgtgGCCCTCTGTGGGACGCGTGGACGATGCTTATGGTGACACCAACCTGTTCTGCACTTGCCCCCCTGTTGAGGGATCTGAGAACTTGTAG